One segment of Clostridium botulinum DNA contains the following:
- a CDS encoding lantibiotic immunity ABC transporter MutE/EpiE family permease subunit, with the protein MLKYILAENKKTKNTFLNKLVWLAPLLTILLSMFLAVNYFQIDSYNWWYTMMLPGSLSLGCCLLSRIDGKMKNTAVISLPIDLKKVWFAKILIGIKNLSISCIIILFCSELGVVLINLESMKEISLINRIYATILLIITFMWQVPLNIFLENKIGLFGTVILSLVANLFWGIMAVKSYWWMIPFSYPFRIMCPVLGVLPNGLMALPESQTFTPEVLSYSSIPFSIIVSTSLFLILTYLSAKWYERREV; encoded by the coding sequence ATGCTTAAATATATTTTAGCAGAGAATAAAAAAACTAAAAATACATTTTTAAATAAACTTGTATGGTTAGCACCACTATTAACAATTTTATTATCTATGTTTCTTGCAGTAAATTATTTTCAAATTGATAGTTATAATTGGTGGTATACTATGATGCTACCAGGTTCACTGTCATTAGGATGTTGTTTATTAAGTAGAATTGATGGAAAAATGAAAAATACAGCAGTAATATCTCTTCCAATAGATTTAAAGAAAGTATGGTTTGCAAAAATTTTAATTGGAATAAAGAATTTATCTATTTCATGTATTATTATTTTATTTTGCAGTGAGCTAGGTGTAGTTTTAATTAACTTAGAAAGTATGAAAGAAATTTCACTTATAAATAGAATTTATGCAACAATATTACTTATTATTACTTTTATGTGGCAAGTACCATTAAATATTTTTTTAGAAAATAAAATAGGACTGTTTGGAACTGTAATTTTAAGTTTAGTAGCTAATCTTTTTTGGGGAATTATGGCTGTAAAAAGTTATTGGTGGATGATACCATTTTCTTATCCGTTTAGAATTATGTGTCCAGTTTTAGGAGTTCTACCTAATGGTTTAATGGCATTACCAGAAAGTCAAACTTTTACTCCAGAAGTACTTTCTTATTCATCTATTCCATTTAGTATAATAGTATCAACTAGTTTATTTTTAATATTAACTTATTTGAGTGCTAAATGGTATGAAAGAAG
- a CDS encoding lantibiotic protection ABC transporter ATP-binding protein, whose protein sequence is MKDIILETKNLSKTFKKQEAVKGVSILVERNSIYGLLGPNGAGKSTILKMITGMLKPSFGEILFNDHKWSRKDLKLIGSLIENAPLYENLSARENLKVRTIVLGLPDSRIDEVLDIVELKNTGRKKSGQFSMGMKQRLGIAIALLNNPKLLILDEPTNGLDPFGIQELRELIKSFPSKGITVILSSHILSEVEQVADHIGIICGGILGYQGKLRKGEELEELFIEIAGKYRREV, encoded by the coding sequence ATGAAAGATATTATATTAGAGACAAAAAATTTAAGTAAGACATTTAAAAAACAAGAGGCAGTTAAAGGTGTATCTATTTTGGTTGAAAGAAATTCTATTTATGGATTATTAGGTCCTAATGGTGCAGGAAAATCAACTATATTAAAGATGATTACGGGGATGCTTAAGCCTAGCTTTGGAGAAATACTATTTAATGATCATAAATGGAGCAGAAAGGATTTGAAATTAATAGGGTCATTGATAGAAAATGCTCCTTTATATGAAAATTTAAGTGCAAGAGAAAATTTAAAAGTTAGAACTATAGTACTTGGATTGCCAGATTCAAGAATTGATGAAGTTCTTGATATAGTAGAACTTAAAAATACTGGAAGAAAAAAATCAGGACAATTCTCAATGGGGATGAAACAAAGGCTTGGAATTGCAATCGCATTACTTAATAATCCTAAATTGCTTATTTTAGATGAACCAACTAATGGTCTAGATCCATTTGGAATACAAGAACTTAGAGAACTGATAAAATCTTTTCCTAGCAAAGGAATTACAGTTATATTATCAAGTCATATACTAAGTGAAGTGGAGCAAGTTGCTGATCATATTGGAATTATATGTGGTGGTATTTTAGGCTATCAAGGAAAACTAAGAAAAGGCGAAGAATTAGAAGAGTTATTTATAGAAATTGCAGGAAAGTATAGAAGAGAGGTGTAA